From the genome of Burkholderia cepacia ATCC 25416:
GGGCTTAGCAGTGGAAGTACCGTTCGGAACCTGTCGCTTCGCTCCCCGCAGGCAGCAGGTTTCGCGTTCTTTTGGTGTCCGGCGGTGCAACATCGCCTCGCTCTTTTCAAGGAATCGTCATGCAGCAACAGAAAATCCGCATTCGCCTGAAGGCTTTCGACTATCGTCTGATCGATCAATCGGCTGCCGAAATCGTCGATACCGCGAAGCGGACTGGCGCAATCGTCCGTGGCCCGGTGCCGCTGCCGACGCGCATTCAGCGTTTTGACATCCTGCGTTCGCCGCACGTCAACAAGACGTCGCGCGATCAGCTCGAAATCCGTACCCACCAGCGCCTGATGGACATCGTCGATCCGACCGACAAGACGGTTGACGCGCTGATGAAGCTCGACCTGCCGGCTGGCGTCGACGTGGAAATCAAGCTGCAGTAAGGCTTTCGGCGCCAACTGGCTTGCCGGGTGGCGCTAAGTCTTTGTATTGCTTGCGGAAATCGAGGAGTCGGGCTATACTGCTTGGCTTTTCGCGTATTCGCGTAAAAAAGTTGGGCCTTGCGTGCCCGGCATTTTGTAAATCAGCCCCGACCAATCGCAGTCGGGAATGGAGAAAATGATGAGCCTTGGACTCGTAGGTCGCAAGGTTGGCATGACCCGTATCTTCACGGCTGAAGGGGATTCGATTCCCGTCACCGTGCTGGACGTGTCGGACAACCGCGTGACGCAGATCAAGACTGTTGAAACCGACGGCTATACGGCCGTGCAGGTTGCATTCGGCTCCCGTCGTGCATCGCGCGTGACGAAGCCGCTGGCAGGTCATCTCGCCAAAGCCGGTGTCGAAGCCGGTGAAATCCTCAAGGAATTCCGCATTGACGCGGCCAAGGCAGCTGAGCTGTCGAATGGCGCCGTGGTCGGTGCTGATCTTTTCGAAGTGGGCCAGAAGGTCGACGTGCAAGGCGTGTCGATCGGTAAGGGCTACGCCGGTACGATCAAGCGTTACAACTTCTCCTCCGGCCGTGCGACGCACGGTAACTCGCGCTCGCACAACGTGCCGGGCTCGATCGGTATGGCGCAGGATCCGGGTCGTGTTTTCCCGGGTAAACGCATGACGGGTCACATGGGTGACGTGACGGTGACGGTGCAGAACCTCGAAATCGCTCGTATCGACGCAGAGCGCAAGCTGCTGCTCGTGAAGGGTGCGATTCCGGGCGCGAAGGGCGGCAAGGTCTTCGTGACGCCGGCCGTCAAGACCAAGGGGGCGAAATAATGGAACTCAAGCTCCTGAACGAAAATGGTCAGGAAGGTGCAGTGGTCAACGCGTCGGACGTCGTGTTCGGTCGTGACTACAACGAAGCGCTGATCCACCAGGTCGTCGTCGCTTACCAGGCGAATGCTCGCCAGGGTAACCGCGCACAGAAGGACCGTGAGCAAGTCAAGCACACGACCAAGAAGCCGTGGCGCCAGAAGGGTACGGGCCGTGCTCGTGCCGGTATGTCGTCGAGCCCGCTGTGGCGTGGCGGTGGTCGTATCTTCCCGAATTCGCCGGAAGAAAACTTCTCGCACAAGGTCAACAAGAAGATGCATCGCGCAGGTCTCTGCTCGATCTTCTCGCAGCTGGCCCGTGAAGGCCGCCTGTCGGTCGTCGAGGACATCATCCTCGAAGCGCCGAAGACCAAGCTGCTGGCTGACAAATTCAAGACCATGGGTCTCGACTCCGTGCTGATCATCACCGACACGGTTGACGAAAACCTGTACCTGGCATCGCGCAACCTGCCGCACGTGGCAATTGTCGAGCCGCGCTACGCTGACCCGCTGTCGCTGATCTACTTCAAGAAAGTGCTGGTCACGAAGGCTGCGGTCGCCCAGATCGAGGAGTTGCTGTCATGAGCGAGATTCGCAAGAACGATCATCGTTTGATGCAGGTCCTGCTCGCACCGGTGATCTCGGAAAAGGCGACGCTGGTTGCCGACAAGAACGAGCAAGTCGTGTTCGAAGTCGCACCGGATGCCACGAAGCAGGAAGTGAAGGCGGCTGTCGAGCTGCTGTTCAAGGTTGAAGTTGATTCCGTCAACGTGCTGGTTCAGAAGGGCAAGCAAAAGCGCTTTGGCCGTTCGATGGGCCGCCGCAAGGACGTGAAGAAGGCGTACGTTTGCCTGAAGCCCGGCCAGGAAATCAACTTTGAAGCGGAGGCCAAGTAATCATGGCAATCGTTAAAGTTAAGCCGACATCGCCGGGTCGCCGCGCGATGGTCAAGGTGGTCAACAAGAACCTGCACCAGGGCAAGCCGTTCGCGGCACTGCTCGACTCGCAGAGCTCGACCGCCGGCCGTAACAACAATGGCCGTATCACCACGCGTCACAAGGGTGGTGGTCACAAGCAACACTATCGTATCGTCGATTTCCGTCGCACGAAGGATGGCATCCCGGCAAAGGTCGAACGTCTCGAGTACGACCCGAACCGTAGCGCGAACATCGCGCTGGTGCTCTACGCAGACGGCGAACGTCGCTACATCATCGCCCCGAAGGGCCTGACCGTCGGCCAACAGCTGATGTCGGGTTCGGAAGCGCCGATCCGCGCAGGCAACACGCTGCCGATCCGCAACATTCCGGTCGGTACGACGATCCACTGCATCGAGATGCTGCCGGGCAAGGGCGCGCAAATGGCGCGTTCGGCTGGTACGTCGGCCATGCTGCTCGCACGTGAAGGCGTCTACGCGCAGGTTCGTCTGCGTTCGGGCGAAATCCGCCGCGTGCACATCGAGTGCCGTGCAACGATCGGTGAAGTCGGCAACGAAGAGCATAGCCTGCGCCAGATCGGCAAGG
Proteins encoded in this window:
- the rpsJ gene encoding 30S ribosomal protein S10; its protein translation is MQQQKIRIRLKAFDYRLIDQSAAEIVDTAKRTGAIVRGPVPLPTRIQRFDILRSPHVNKTSRDQLEIRTHQRLMDIVDPTDKTVDALMKLDLPAGVDVEIKLQ
- the rplC gene encoding 50S ribosomal protein L3 codes for the protein MSLGLVGRKVGMTRIFTAEGDSIPVTVLDVSDNRVTQIKTVETDGYTAVQVAFGSRRASRVTKPLAGHLAKAGVEAGEILKEFRIDAAKAAELSNGAVVGADLFEVGQKVDVQGVSIGKGYAGTIKRYNFSSGRATHGNSRSHNVPGSIGMAQDPGRVFPGKRMTGHMGDVTVTVQNLEIARIDAERKLLLVKGAIPGAKGGKVFVTPAVKTKGAK
- the rplD gene encoding 50S ribosomal protein L4, with amino-acid sequence MELKLLNENGQEGAVVNASDVVFGRDYNEALIHQVVVAYQANARQGNRAQKDREQVKHTTKKPWRQKGTGRARAGMSSSPLWRGGGRIFPNSPEENFSHKVNKKMHRAGLCSIFSQLAREGRLSVVEDIILEAPKTKLLADKFKTMGLDSVLIITDTVDENLYLASRNLPHVAIVEPRYADPLSLIYFKKVLVTKAAVAQIEELLS
- the rplW gene encoding 50S ribosomal protein L23, whose translation is MSEIRKNDHRLMQVLLAPVISEKATLVADKNEQVVFEVAPDATKQEVKAAVELLFKVEVDSVNVLVQKGKQKRFGRSMGRRKDVKKAYVCLKPGQEINFEAEAK
- the rplB gene encoding 50S ribosomal protein L2; this encodes MAIVKVKPTSPGRRAMVKVVNKNLHQGKPFAALLDSQSSTAGRNNNGRITTRHKGGGHKQHYRIVDFRRTKDGIPAKVERLEYDPNRSANIALVLYADGERRYIIAPKGLTVGQQLMSGSEAPIRAGNTLPIRNIPVGTTIHCIEMLPGKGAQMARSAGTSAMLLAREGVYAQVRLRSGEIRRVHIECRATIGEVGNEEHSLRQIGKAGANRWRGIRPTVRGVAMNPVDHPHGGGEGKTAAGRDPVSPWGTPAKGYRTRSNKRTTTMIVQRRHKR